In Salvelinus namaycush isolate Seneca chromosome 17, SaNama_1.0, whole genome shotgun sequence, one genomic interval encodes:
- the LOC120062572 gene encoding HIG1 domain family member 2A-like, with protein sequence MAAAATPVVPEQSATTTHLPMLDISKPPVIEGFTPLSRPREETFQEKFMRKSKENPFVPIGCLGTAGALMYGLRAFKQGKTRQSQLLMRGRIFAQGFTVVAIIFGVFTTALKKN encoded by the exons ATGGCAGCTGCCGCTACCCCGGTTGTCCCTGAACAGTCAGCGACAACCACCCATTTACCAATGCTCGACATATCCAAGCCCCCCGTTATAGAAGGATTTACACCGCTATCGCGACCCAGAGAAGAGACGTTTCAGGAGAAGTTTATGAGGAAGTCGAAGGAGAACCCGTTCGTCCCTATAG GTTGTCTCGGTACAGCTGGAGCGTTGATGTACGGTCTCCGAGCCTTCAAACAAGGCAAGACCCGGCAGTCCCAGCTCCTGATGAGAGGACGTATCTTCGCACAAGGCTTCACTGTAGTCGCTATCATCTTCGGCGTGTTCACCACAGCACTGAAGAAGAACTGA